CAATACGGAAAAACAGATTACGTACAGCTCAACGCCAATTATCAACAACAATTTTCAAAATTCAGTAATTCTCCGAATGTTCAGTCAATCGGGATGAATGCGAATATCTTTGATAGAGTGGGTGCTGGTATTTCCGTGTTCAGAGACAGTAATGGACCGATCTCTGCGGGTGGTATCACGGCTGGTGCTTCATATTTTATTCCGCTAAGTAGTGAAGGAGACAGAAAAGACCAGTTCTCTTTCGGTACAAGTGTTAACTTCTATAACATGAATTTTGATTATTCAAAAATTAATACTGAAGAAGGTGGTGACCCATTATTGAGAGGTGAAGAAAGTAACATCTTTATGGTGTATGCAAACTTTGGTTTGGCAGCTACCTACAGAGGTTTATTCGGGGGTGTTTCCGTAAATGATATCGCATTAAGTAATGATGCTTCTATCGTAAACAACTACGAACCTTCTCCAATTAAATTCTTCTTAAATTTAGGATATAACTGGAACATTGCTGATAACATTACATTAGCACCGTCAGCATTGATCAACCTTAATACCAACTCAACGAGAATGATCGACTGGAATTTGATGGCAACATTCTCTAATGATATCAACGCATTCTCTTTCGGAGTAAGCTACAGAACGGTTCAGAACAGATTTGATAATCAGAACCTGAGTATCTCTCCCATTGTAAAAGTAAGATTCAACAAATTCATGATTGGAGCTACTTATAACCTTGGATTATCTGATATCCAGAGCTATGGTGGAAACAGCTTCATGATTGGTCTGGGTTATAACTTCGACAACTTCATTAATGCTAGAGGATTTAGATACTAATTAATTTAATTTAAATAAATTTGAGCTCTGAAATTTTTCAGAGCTTTTTTTATGATATATATTCACATTCCGTTCTGTAAACAAAAATGCAGTTATTGTAATTTTCATTTTTCAACATCCCTGAATTTCAAGGATGAAATGCTTCATGCCATGAAAACTGAAATTGCCCTAAGAAAGGATGAGCTGCAGAACAGAACCCTGAAGTCCCTGTATTTTGGAGGAGGAACTCCCTCTATTCTTTCTGTAGATGAAATCAGTTCTTTAATAGATGAAGTATTACGTTATTTCAGTTTTGAAAAGGATATTGAAGTTACGTTGGAAGCCAATCCTGATGATTTAGATAAAAACTTTTTAAAACAACTTTCCGGAACCCCTGTGAACAGACTTTCCATTGGTACCCAAAGTTTTTTTGAAGAAGATTTAAAACTGATGAACAGGGCTCACTCTGCTTCCGAGGCAGAAAGTTCCATTAAAAGAGCACAGGATTTTGGTTTTGAAAACCTGAGTATTGACTTGATTTATGGTTCGCCTACTTCCAATCTTGAGATCTGGAAAGAAAATCTGAATAAAACCATAGCTCTTGAAGTTCCTCACATTTCGTCCTATGCATTAACGGTAGAGCCTAAAACAGCTCTGGAAAACTGGATTTCAAAAGGGAAAATAAAAAGTCCTAAAGAAGAAGAGCAAAATAAAGAATTCTATTACCTGTCTGACTTTTTAAAAGACAATGGTTTTGAGCATTATGAAGTATCCAATTTTGCCAAACCCGGTTTCTATTCACGTCATAATTCTGCCTATTGGAAATATCAGGAATACCTTGGAATAGGACCTTCGGCACATTCTTATAACGGATTTGATATCAGAAGCTGGAACGTAGCCAATAATCAGCAGTACATTAAAAAACTGAATGATAAACTTCTTGCCAAAGAGGAAGAGATTCTTTCCCAGGAAGATCAGTTTAATGAAATGATTATGATTGGTCTGCGCACCATCTGGGGAGTAGATCTTGAAAGTCTGAAGAACAAATTCTCAGATAGAATGCTGGAGCACTTCCAGGCAGAAATTAAGTCCAAAATTGAAGACGGTATTTTAATCATCGAAAATAGTCATTTAAAAATTCCTGAAAAACATTGGTTTATGGCAGACGGAATTGCTTCAGATTTGTTTATTGTATAATGTTTGTATATATGCAGACATGCCATAAAATTCACTATTTTTGTATAAAATTTCATTTCATTTGAAAACGAAGAAACAAGATTATTCACATCTTTCACCAAGCCAGCCTATCGGAATTTTCGACAGCGGAGTGGGAGGTCTTACTGTTGCCAAAGAAATCAAAAGACTTCTGCCTAATGAAGATTTGATTTACTTTGGAGATACAAAGCACCTTCCTTACGGAGAAAAATCTAAGGAAGCCATTATTGAATATTCTACAAAGATCACCAATTTTCTGTTGGAGCAGAACTGTAAAGCTATTGTGATTGCCTGTAATACAGCAACGGCTAATGCTTTAAATGAAGTCATGCAGTCTGTTGCGGGAAAAGTTCCTGTAATTGACGTTATTAATCCTGTGGCAGAAAAAGTATCTTATGAAATCCATAATAATGTAGGGGTTATTGCGACCAAAGCTACTGTGAATTCAGGATTATATAAAAAGAGTATCCGAAAGCATAATAAATGGATCAAAGTGGATGAATTGGCAACTCCATTGCTGGTTCCTGCTATTGAAGAAGGATTTAAAAACCATCCGATTACCCATGCTATTATTTATAATTATTTAAGTAACAGTAAATTAAAAAATATTGAAACACTGATTCTGGGATGTACTCATTATCCTCTTTTAATTGATGAGATCAAGCAGTATTATGGAAATCGGGTTCGTGTGATTGACTCTCCGAATATTGTAGCCAATCATCTGAAGATTATTCTGGATAAGTACAATCTTTTGAATGATAACAATCCCAAGCCGAATTATCACTTCTATCTTTCAGACCTTACCAAAAATTTTGAAAAGATCTCTAAGAAGTTCTTCGGAAAAACAATTGATTTAGAATTAAAAGTATTATAAACAAAAAAGTCTGCCTCGTATGGAAGCAGACTTTTTTATTTGTTACATGTTGTCATTACAAAATCATGTTTTTAAGGGACAAAGATTTATTTTTGATAAAGCTTTATGCTTCATTTAATTCCCACGGATTTCACAAATCCCACAGATGATAACGCTTTTAGAATTAAAGGGTAACTAAAAATCTGTGTCCTCTGTGAAATCTGTGGGGAAATAATGTGCAATTTAATTGGTGTTTGTTGTGAAAGAGATCGTGAATTTGTGTTTAAAATTACGCTTCCACAATTACTTTTTCAGCATTCAGTCTTTTCTTTGGATTAAATTTAGGCTGATTGGCATCTGCATCATCTTTCTGCCCGATGGCTACGGCAAATAATGTCTCATACTTTTCATTCTTAAGAATTGCATCATAGCCTTCAGGTTCAATGCCTTCCATTGGAGTAGAATCTATTCCCATGGTAGCACAGGCAGATAAAAGCACTCCTAATGATAAATAAACCTGGTGTCCAAGCCATGATTTTATAGCATCTTCTCCCTTTGGTTTTACCATGGTACGATAATAGCTGACAGACCCTTCCGGAAGATTTTCTTCAATTTGCTTTTCAAAGTTTTCTATATTTTTGATTACCTGAAAAACAATGATGTGGCTGCTGTCCAATACTTTTTCTTTATTAAAGTAAGAGGTATCACCCAATTGTTTTTTCAGTTCCGGATCATTTACAAAAATAAAATTCCATGGCTGGCTGTTAATGGATGAAGGACTCAGATTCAGAATCTCCTGAAGTTCTTCAATCTGTTTTTCGCTGATTTTTCCTTGAGGGTTATACTTTTTTACCGTATACCTGTTTTTCATTTGGTCTAAAAAGTTCATAATTTTATACTATCATTTTTATAGTTACAAAATTAATTTAAGTTTATTAACTTTGCAATAACGGTAAAAAAGGATAGTATAAAAATGTATACAATAGATGATAAAACATACCCATGCTGCACCAGTGTTACCATGAGGTTTATCGGGGGGAAATGGAAGGCTGTGATTTTATTTCACCTGATAGATGGTGCGAAAAGATACAATGAACTGAGAAAAATAATCCCTACCATTACGGAAAGAACACTCAGTCTTCAGCTAAAGCAGCTGGAGGAAGATGATATTATTGACAGAAAAGTATTTACAGCAAAACCTCCACTCATGGTGGAATATACTTTAACGGAATTTGGAAAAACCCTTCTTCCCGTATTGGAAGCCATTACAGATTGGGGGAAAACAGCTCCGGAAAGATCAAAAAAAATAATCAGGAATTAAAGTTCCTGATTATCTTCTTTATTTGGTTCAAAAAAACTGAAACTCACGTTTCCGTATTTTCGTGTATCTATTAGGTTAGGATGTTCCAGCTTCATGCGGCTTTGGTGCTCTACAATAAGAACTCCGTTTTCTTTCAGGTATTTATTGTTTAAAACCAGAGAAATCAATTCATAATACTTCTTCTCTTCCATTTCGAAAGGAGCATCAGAGAAAACAATCTCAAATGACTTATTATTTCTGAATTTTTTAAGCCAGTCGAAGACATCTCCTCGCTGTACATTGATCTGAAGTGCCATATCCAGTTCGGAAGCAGTAGAGTTGATAAATGCAGTGTGCTTCGGGTTCATTTCTACAGAAGTTACACTCTGGCATCCTCTGGAAGCAAATTCAAAGGTGATAGAGCCAATTCCTGCAAAAAGATCAAGAACAGCAATAGACTGCATATCATATTTATTTTCCAGAATACTGAATAAAGCCTCTTTCGCAAAATCGGTGGTAGGCCTTACATCAAAGTTTTTAGGAGCGGCAATTTTTTTGGCTTTCCATTTGCCTGATATTATTCTGAACATATTTTTGTTAGGGTTTAGGTAATAGATTATAGGGGGCAGGTGACTATTTTGGGAGGCTAATCCTCATTACCTGCAGCCTGCAACCTAATTAAGTATAAAATTTTTATTGGGAATATTGTCAAAAACAATTTTTAGGTTTTTAACAAATTTCTGGAGCTCTGAAATAAATGTTTCATTCTCCGTAGTCTCTCCATAAGCATAAAAGCTGGTTTCATTAATTCCGAAACCTATTTTGCTTAATGTAAACATAATGAAGTAAAGAAAATCTACCTCTGAATTGACATCCAGGTTATTATAAAGAATGATTTTTTTATTGTCAATCGCAAAAAATTCACACTGATTGTGATAAAGATTGATGTGAATTTCCTTACCTGTTTTATTATTGACTGAACTTAGAAACTTTTCACCGGAGAAATTAAAATGAGCCGGTATTGCTAGTTCTTTTATCTTTTTATAATAATTTTTCGGGAAAGTATAATAAAACTGAATGTTGAATTTTTTGTTGATAGAAAGCATCAGCTCTTCCTTTTCTCGGTCAGTAGGAGCGTTGAAGGCAATCAGATCAAATCCTGCATCATGTTCAGAAAAACCTTCCGGCATCAGGGTAAAATGATTAAATGCTGAAATCACATGGATTTCCTCATAGCGCTGCTTAATAAGAACTTCGTCCAGCTTTTGCTCAATAAGATTGGCTGGTGTCTCTTCAGTAACGAAATAAGACTTTTCCTCCAGAATGTTTTTGTTTTTAACAATCTGGCAGATCAATCCGTCTTTGGTAAAAAGTAAATTAAGTACGTTCATATTTCAATTCCTGCAAATTTAGTGAAATTCTACCATTACCGCACCCGATTGATGGTGAAGTATTTCCTTATTATAAAAATCAATATTAACCTGGCTTTCCAATACATCCCGAACCATCCTCTGCAAAGTCCCGTCCCCAATACCATGAACAATTTCCAGTCTTTTCAGATTGTTCTTTCTGCAAAACTCAATCACCTCAATCAGTTTTTCCTTTTGTATAAAGAGTCTTTCAAAGCTGTCATAGTCATTGGGATTCTTTACCAAATTATGAAAATGCAGGTCTAAAACCAAATGATTTTTCTGATGTTTCTTGGAAATTACTTTTTTAGGTTCTGGTTTTCTCACAACCCTGATGTTTTCATACAGATCAGCATCTTTAGGAACCAGTTTTTCTTTAGGATATTGATGGGTAAAGCCATATTCATCTTTAAAAACGGCAATATTTCCCTTCACGGAAGTAATTACTCCGCTTAAATCTTCATCTACTACCGAAACCTTATCGCCGATCTTCATAATTTTTAAGACTTGTCTGAACCCAATATTTCTGCAAAGGTAGAAAGTAAAATGGATGAACACAAACTCTCAAACCCTCTCACCCTCAAACCTTCTTTCTCATCAGACTCTCGGGCCCAGTTCTATAACTTCCAGGTCTTTGATTTCTTCACCATCCACTACAAAGCGCATCATTGTTCTTACTTTATGCCAGCCCTGTTTTCCACAGGCACCGGGATTCAGATGGAGCAGACTGTTTTTCTCATCATACATCGCTTTCAAAATATGCGAATGCCCTGAAATAAATAATTTCGGAGCTTTTTCTGCAATTTCTTTCTTCGTAAGTGGCGTGTATTTTCCGGGATAACCTCCGATATGGATCATCAAAACTTCCAGTTTTTCGCAAAAAAATCGGTTCACTTCCGGAAATTCAGCCTGGATTTTAGCATCATCAATGTTTCCGTAAACACCTTTCAGAAGTTTTATTTTTTCCAGCTGTTCTATGACATCCAGATTTCCAAAATCACCACAATGCCATACTTCATCAGCCTGAGAAGCATATTCCAGAATTCTGTCATCAATATAAGAATGAGAGTCGGAAAGGAGAAGGACTTTGGTCATTATCTAATTGTTCTTTCAGTAATATTTTCGTTGTATTTATCTTTGAATACCGCTACACGATCAGGATTTAGCTCTCCGTCATGATTGATCACTCTTTCTTTTAATAACCATTTTACCAGTTTTTCCATTCCTTTTTTAGAATTCATAAAATTGGAGATTTTACCCAAATCGGTAGATTCCACTTTTGTTTTTTCTGTCAGAAAATTCAGGATAAAATAATCATCATTTACATACCTTGGCGTTTCATTATCCATATATCGGTAAAGAAGAATCTCTTCATCATCTTTCATGGAGAAAAATGAATATTGGGCTATATTGATCTTTTCTGCTTTCAGGATTTGTTTCCCATCCAATAAAACTTTATCATCTTTAATGGTTACATCCTGGGAAAAATATAAATTACAGCTTATCATCAGTAAGAAGAAAGCGAATAACCTGTTTACTGCCATTTTACTATTTTTTAAGATTGCAAATATAAAGAAGCTTTAATAAAACGGATCGGAGATCTTAATCCGTAATATTTTTTGTTCTGCGGATAGAATCCAGTTTCTTTTCAATATCCGCACTGAAAACCTTTTTTAGTTTCAATCCGTTTTCTGTAAGTTTTGAAATAACAAAAGTTCCGGTCATATTGGTATTGGAAGGAAATATAATAGTTACGGTAGAATCTGAAGCTTTTTTCCAGCTTCCTATATAACGGTCGGGCTTTTCATTTTTAGTCACAGGTTCTTCCAAAGTATCATATCTTAATGTAGATTTAATCAGATTTCCTGTGATTTTTCCATTTTTTTGAAATCTGATCCCTTCTCTTCTTGCTTCAAAACCATCCTGTTTTTCATAGGTATAAATATAGGTATCCATTTTATTTAGATTCCAGGTTTGTAAAAGCAAAGGATTGGCGGTTCTGTCCTGAGCTTTGAGGCCACTGATAATGAAAAGAGAAAAAATACAGATACAAATAGGCTTTTTCATGAATACAACTGATTTATCGTAAAGTTTTAGCAATGCTGAAATTAGCATCCCTTAATAATTAGTAAATTTGGGAAAATTAAAATAAACAATGAAACAGAAACTTTCTTTTTTCATTTTTCTTTTGACCGTAGGATTGGCCAATGCGCAGGTTGAAGAAAAAAAACTGGATGAACTGATCCAGAATACCCTGAAAACCTTTGATGTACCGGGAATGTCCGTTGGAATTGTAAAAGATGGAAAAATGATCTATTCCAAAGGGTTTGGTGTACGTTCACTTACTTCTAAGCAGCCAATGGATGATAACACATTGGTAGGAATCGCTTCCAATTCTAAAGGATTTACGTGTGTGGCACTAGCTATTTTAGCAGATGAAGGAAAACTTAACTGGGATGATAAAGTTTCAAAATATATTCCTGAGTTTCAAATGTACGATCCTTACGTTTCTCAAAATGTAACAATTAAAGATCTTATTACGCACAGAGCCGGATTAGGGCTGGGACAGGGAGATCTTATGTTTTTTCCGGAAGGAGGAAATTTAACCGTGAATGATATTGTTCATAATGTGAGATACCTGAAACCGGAGAATCCTTTCAGAACAAAATTAGATTATAATAACATCATGTTTGTTGTTGCCGGAGAAGTAATCCACAGAGTTTCAGGATTAAGTTGGGCAGAATTTATTGAGCAAAGAATTATGAAACCTGTAGGAATGACTTCAAGTTTTGGAAGCTACAACAGAGCAAAAGCTACGGCCAACAAAATTGATGCGCATGCACCTGTAGACGGAAAAGCAATTGCTGTTCCTCACGACTGGAATGAAACGGCCAATGCTGCCGGAGGAATTATGAGTAATATTAAAGATATGACAACCTGGGCAGAATGTCTGTTAAATAACTTTACGACTAAAGATGGAAAAAAACTGGTTTCTGATAAGGATGCTCAACAGCTTTGGAGCCTGCAGATTCCAGACAGAGTAGCTGCAAAAAATCCATATGATACAAGTTTTTACGGATATGGTTTAGGATGGTTTCTGAGTGATGTTAAAGGACATAAGCAGGTACAGCATACAGGAGGATTGATCGGAACTGTTACCCAGTTTACCTTAATTCCGGATATGAAGCTGGGAATCGTAGTATTGACTAATCAACAGTCAGGAGCGGCTTTCAATACGATTACCAATACGGTGAAAGATTCTTACCTTGGGGTAGCAGACAGAAACTGGCTGAAAACATACGGCGACAGAATGTCTAAAATGGAGGCTGAATTCAACAAACAGAAAAAAGATGCCTTTGCAAAATCTGAAGTATTCAAAAAAGAAAAATCACTTCAGCCAAAAGCAGAACAGTTCACAGGAACATACAATGATGCCTGGTTTGGTGATGTGGAAATTGCACAACAGGGAAATACCTACAGAATCTCATGCAAAAACTCTCCAAGATTAAAAGGCGAGTTACTTCCTTATTCCAACAATTCTTTCATTATCAAATGGGATGACAGAAGCTATGATGCAGATGCTTATATTATTTTCAATTATGATGAAAACGGAAAAGCAGAATCCGCTAGATTGAAAGCAATTTCTGATGTTACAGATTTCAGTTTTGATTTTGATGATCTGGATTTGAAGAGAAAATAAAAAATGAAATCGCAAAAGATATTCAATAGAAACGGGCTTTAGCCCGTTTTTTTGTTGCCTTTCAAAGAAATTTTTGATTCATAATAAGTCTTCTTCTGTTTCTGGCAAGAGAAAAGAAGGATTACTATTGTGACATAAAAAAATAAGGAAGTGAAGTTATATTTTCCCGGGCTCATAAAAGAAGAGAAGTTTCTTTTTAGCACCATCAAATTCGGACCATGATTCACAGTCTACTTCAAAACCTGCAACTCCGCAAGTGGGGAAATGGAAAATATCCTCAGAAATAGAATTGGCAAAGTTGGAAATTCCATTATTGTGGGAAAAGAAAGCAACCGAATTCAGGTTGTCATCCAGGTCATAAATTACAGATTCAAAACTTCTTTCCGAAGGGTTATATAATTTTTCATCAGTGGAACAGTTCAGCTGATATGCCTGATTAAAAATTTTACAGGTATTCAGCGCGCGTACCGCAGGGCTGGACACAAAATGATCGATGGAAATATTATTGTTTTTCAGGAATCTGGACATGTGCATAGCATCCTCAAGACCTTTGTCTGCCAAAGGTCTGTCAAAGTCCTCCGTTTCCTCCGGCCAATCGCTTTTTGCATGTCTTACGAGGATGAGTTTCTTCATATAATTGTTTTTTGGAAGATTAAAATTATAAAAAAAATAATGGAATAAAACATGATTTATATAAAAAAACTGCGTTATGAATAAAATCAGTAAATTTTACTAAATTTGCAGACTTATGGGACAAATCCTTGCAATAGACTACGGAAAAGCTCGTTGTGGCATCGCTGCGACTGATGATATGCAGATTATAGCCAGTGGCCTGGACACTGTAGAGAACCGTTCTTTAATGGAGTTTTTGAAAAAATATTTCAGCGAAAACAAGGTAAATGACGTAGTAATTGGGCTTCCCATAGATTTGAAAGGAAATGTTTCAGAGGTGGAAACCGATATTTTAAAATTCATTGAAGAATTTAAAAAAGAATTTTCGGATATTGCAGTTCACCGTTTTGATGAAAGATTTACTTCCAAAATGGCTTCATTCTTTATTTCTCAGAGCGGAAAAAATAAGAAAAAGAGGCAGGAAAAAGGATTAATAGATAAAGTAAGTGCAACAATCATATTGCAGAATTTTTTAGAACAAAGATTAAGATGATATTACCGATAAGAGCTTTTGGGGATCCTGTTTTGAGAAAAGTGGGAAAAGATATAGACAAAAATTATCCCGAATTACAGGAATTGATAGATAACATGTTCGAAACCATGTACAGCGCAAATGGCATAGGTCTTGCAGCGCCACAGATTGGTTTGGATATCCGTCTGTTTGTAATAGATGTGACGCCTCTTGCAGAAGATGAGGATTATGAAGATATTAAAGATGAATTGGCAGACTTCAAAAAGGTATTCATTAATGCTCAAATTCTTGAAGAATCTGGCGAAGAATGGAAGTTTAATGAAGGTTGTCTTTCTATCCCGGATGTAAGAGAAGACGTGAAAAGAAAGGGCACAATCGTTATTGAATATTATGACGAAAATTTTGTGAAACATACAGAAACTTTTTCCGATATTAGAGCCCGCGTAATTCAGCATGAATATGACCACATTGAAGGAGTTCTATTTACTGACCACCTAAGTGCTCTGAAGAAGAAACTGGTAAAAGGTAAGCTGACTAAAATCTCTCAGGGTGATGTAAACATCGGTTACAAAATGAGATTTCCAAAGTAATTTAAATAAGGATTAAAAGAAATAATAAAAAGCAAAAAGCTAGTGCTGATTGCAGAATTTACAAAAAATAAAATTATGCTGTTAGAAAAAATAATTTCAATTTCTGGAAAACCAGGACTTTTCAAATTAGTTTCTCAATTAAGAAACGGATTCATCATTGAAGATGTTACCAACAAGAAAAAAGTAAGCATTGGAAACTCAAGCCAAGTAAGTTTATTGGACAATATTGCCATGTTTACATTTGAGAAAGAAGTTCCTTTGTTTGAAGTATTTGAAAATATTGCTAAAAACAACGACTATAAGGAAACGATCTCTCACAAATCTTCTGATGCAGATTTGAAAGATTTTATGCTTGAATCTCTTCCTAACTATGATACAGAAAGAGTATACTCTTCTGATATCAAGAAATTGGCTCAGTGGTATAACATCCTTCATAAAGCAGGATATATCACTCCGGATAGCTTTGTAAAAGCAGAGCCTGAAACTTTGGACGGAGAGCCAGCAACAGAAGAAGTAAGCATTGAAAAAGAAGCTAAGAAAGCTCCAAAGGCAGAGAAACCAGCTGCTCCAAAAGTAAAAGCTACTTCAGCTGCAAAATCAGCTCCGAAGAGTACACACAGAAAACAAGGATAATTCATTTGAATTAAAAATACAAAGCCTTGTCTGGAATATCCGGACAAGGCTTTTTGTTTTTTTATTAGGGAGCAGGACGCAGATGTTGGGTAGCAGATGTTAGGAAGCAGGAAGCAGGGATTAGTGAAATTTTCTGCAGAGTTCAAGCTTCGCCATTATCTTTAAACCTTGAACCTTGAACCTTGAACCTTGGACCCTGTATCTCGTATCCTATTAACCATAAACGTCCAAAGTTTCACACTCAACCTCTACCACAGACCCAAAATATCCCTTACATTTGTAAGATTGAATTTCCACTACTTATGAATACGAAACAGGAGAAACTAGAGGCCTTCGGAAGATTACTGGATATTATGGATGATTTGCGTGAAAAATGTCCATGGGATCAGAAGCAGACATTACAGTCGCTTCGTCATCTTACCCTTGAAGAAACCTATGAGCTTTCAGATGCCATTTTACAGGATGATTTACAGGAAATAAAAAAAGAACTGGGTGATGTTTTGCTTCACTTGGTTTTTTATGCTAAAATAGGTTCTGAAAAAGAGAGTTTTGATATTGCAGATGTTATCAATTCCCTTAATGAAAAGCTGATTTTCCGTCATCCTCATATTTATGGAGATGTTGAGGTGAAAGATGAAGAAGAAGTGAAACAGAACTGGGAAAAATTAAAATTAAAAGAAGGAAACAAATCTATTTTGGGTGGAGTACCGAAAAGCCTTCCGAGTCTGGTGAAAGCCTATAGAATTCAGGATAAGGTGAAAGGGATCGGTTTTGAGTTTCATGATGCAGAAGATGCATGGAAGAAAGTAGATGAGGAGATCCAGGAGTTTCATGCTGAGACTGATCTGGATAAAAAAGAACAGGAACTTGGCGATGTATTTTTCTCACTGATCAATTATGCCAGAATTTCAGGAATCAATCCGGATTCTGCGCTGGAGAGGACCAATCTTAAGTTTATTTCAAGATTTCAAAAGATGGAAAGGCTTGCTGAAGAGCAGGATTTAAAATTGGTAGATATGTCTCTGGAAGAAATGGATGTTCTTTGGGAAAAGGCAAAAAAACTTTCATAACTTTTGATTGGAACAATTAATGCTTCTTACATTCGATTAAAAAAATAAAAATATACCTATGTTACGTTTTCTTATTTTACCTGCTTTGCTTTTATTGAGCTGCAATCCGAAAGCTCAGAATTCTCCTGCTAATGAAGATGAATTAAAAGTTCAGTTTTCCTTACCTAAAAAGTTGAAGGAAGTTTCCGGAATTACTTTGTCGAAAGATAAGAAAACGATCTGGGTAATAGAAGACAGAGGAAATAAAAATGCAATATACGGGCTGAGTGACAAAGGTGATATGCTGGCAAAGATAGCTGTGGAAAGTGCTGAAAATACAGACTGGGAAGACATCATATCAGATACTCAGGGAAATATTTATATTGGAGATTTTGGTAATAATGATAATAACAGACAGGATCTTGCGATCTTAAAAACAGATTTGAAAGACAGCAAACAAATTACTACCAAGGTTGTTCAGACTACGAAATTCCATTATCAAGGACAGACGGAATTTCCTCCGAAAAAATCAAATCTGTTGTATGATTGTGAGGCTTTTGTAGAAATGGATGGTAACTTCTACTTATTCACCAAAAACAGAAGCAAAGGTTTTGACGGAACTTTCCTTGTATTCCAGGTGCCTAATAAAGAAGGGGATTTTGAAGCGAAGTTAATAGGAAGATTAAAGCTTGATGGAGGGTATAACGATGCTGCTATTACCTCTGCTACCATCAACAGTACCAAAGATAAAATTGTACTGCTTACCCATAAAAATGTACATGTTCTTACAGGTTTTACAGCTAACGATTTCAGTGCTGCAAAAATTCAGAAAGTCTCGTTGAATCATAATTCCCAGAAGGAAGCGCTTGTTTTCTTTGATGATAAAACAGTAATGATCGCCGATGAGAAAGGGAAGAATGAAGGTGGAAATGTGTATACTTTTTCTTTAAACTAAATTTTTTAAACTAACTAACTAACTAACTAACTAACTAACTAACTAACTAA
This region of Chryseobacterium culicis genomic DNA includes:
- the ruvX gene encoding Holliday junction resolvase RuvX, with the translated sequence MGQILAIDYGKARCGIAATDDMQIIASGLDTVENRSLMEFLKKYFSENKVNDVVIGLPIDLKGNVSEVETDILKFIEEFKKEFSDIAVHRFDERFTSKMASFFISQSGKNKKKRQEKGLIDKVSATIILQNFLEQRLR
- the mazG gene encoding nucleoside triphosphate pyrophosphohydrolase; this translates as MNTKQEKLEAFGRLLDIMDDLREKCPWDQKQTLQSLRHLTLEETYELSDAILQDDLQEIKKELGDVLLHLVFYAKIGSEKESFDIADVINSLNEKLIFRHPHIYGDVEVKDEEEVKQNWEKLKLKEGNKSILGGVPKSLPSLVKAYRIQDKVKGIGFEFHDAEDAWKKVDEEIQEFHAETDLDKKEQELGDVFFSLINYARISGINPDSALERTNLKFISRFQKMERLAEEQDLKLVDMSLEEMDVLWEKAKKLS
- a CDS encoding serine hydrolase; the protein is MKQKLSFFIFLLTVGLANAQVEEKKLDELIQNTLKTFDVPGMSVGIVKDGKMIYSKGFGVRSLTSKQPMDDNTLVGIASNSKGFTCVALAILADEGKLNWDDKVSKYIPEFQMYDPYVSQNVTIKDLITHRAGLGLGQGDLMFFPEGGNLTVNDIVHNVRYLKPENPFRTKLDYNNIMFVVAGEVIHRVSGLSWAEFIEQRIMKPVGMTSSFGSYNRAKATANKIDAHAPVDGKAIAVPHDWNETANAAGGIMSNIKDMTTWAECLLNNFTTKDGKKLVSDKDAQQLWSLQIPDRVAAKNPYDTSFYGYGLGWFLSDVKGHKQVQHTGGLIGTVTQFTLIPDMKLGIVVLTNQQSGAAFNTITNTVKDSYLGVADRNWLKTYGDRMSKMEAEFNKQKKDAFAKSEVFKKEKSLQPKAEQFTGTYNDAWFGDVEIAQQGNTYRISCKNSPRLKGELLPYSNNSFIIKWDDRSYDADAYIIFNYDENGKAESARLKAISDVTDFSFDFDDLDLKRK
- a CDS encoding SixA phosphatase family protein; its protein translation is MKKLILVRHAKSDWPEETEDFDRPLADKGLEDAMHMSRFLKNNNISIDHFVSSPAVRALNTCKIFNQAYQLNCSTDEKLYNPSERSFESVIYDLDDNLNSVAFFSHNNGISNFANSISEDIFHFPTCGVAGFEVDCESWSEFDGAKKKLLFFYEPGKI
- a CDS encoding DUF5606 domain-containing protein, which produces MLLEKIISISGKPGLFKLVSQLRNGFIIEDVTNKKKVSIGNSSQVSLLDNIAMFTFEKEVPLFEVFENIAKNNDYKETISHKSSDADLKDFMLESLPNYDTERVYSSDIKKLAQWYNILHKAGYITPDSFVKAEPETLDGEPATEEVSIEKEAKKAPKAEKPAAPKVKATSAAKSAPKSTHRKQG
- a CDS encoding SdiA-regulated domain-containing protein, encoding MLRFLILPALLLLSCNPKAQNSPANEDELKVQFSLPKKLKEVSGITLSKDKKTIWVIEDRGNKNAIYGLSDKGDMLAKIAVESAENTDWEDIISDTQGNIYIGDFGNNDNNRQDLAILKTDLKDSKQITTKVVQTTKFHYQGQTEFPPKKSNLLYDCEAFVEMDGNFYLFTKNRSKGFDGTFLVFQVPNKEGDFEAKLIGRLKLDGGYNDAAITSATINSTKDKIVLLTHKNVHVLTGFTANDFSAAKIQKVSLNHNSQKEALVFFDDKTVMIADEKGKNEGGNVYTFSLN
- the def gene encoding peptide deformylase, with translation MILPIRAFGDPVLRKVGKDIDKNYPELQELIDNMFETMYSANGIGLAAPQIGLDIRLFVIDVTPLAEDEDYEDIKDELADFKKVFINAQILEESGEEWKFNEGCLSIPDVREDVKRKGTIVIEYYDENFVKHTETFSDIRARVIQHEYDHIEGVLFTDHLSALKKKLVKGKLTKISQGDVNIGYKMRFPK
- a CDS encoding metallophosphoesterase family protein, whose amino-acid sequence is MTKVLLLSDSHSYIDDRILEYASQADEVWHCGDFGNLDVIEQLEKIKLLKGVYGNIDDAKIQAEFPEVNRFFCEKLEVLMIHIGGYPGKYTPLTKKEIAEKAPKLFISGHSHILKAMYDEKNSLLHLNPGACGKQGWHKVRTMMRFVVDGEEIKDLEVIELGPRV